In Nitrososphaerota archaeon, a genomic segment contains:
- a CDS encoding site-specific integrase gives MGQVNLKAEYDRLRKYAPVQTWLNELGNNSRNTVRNSLYGLYRYEKALGKNPDQLIEERSREVLSKNVKVRFKAEDNLKAFANNTKGGDSLAAWVKSFYKANHLPLEVSIQREPPKREIEKIPTNEELFKLCTIAKEALRPLLYFLIESGARIGSVLQLKYGHIRADYEANNIPCMVRFPARITKGNIPYVAFIGKDTVNSIRDYFKQRQSLGEKIANDSFLFITKNGKTLAPTTTMTRIAKLGFKVGLNAKAKGLKEFHAHILRKRAQTILEGSGIPLNWVDYLLGHVPRGSSAGAYSRPTEDQLRDSYKIALPKLAIREINTKDSNAFIQAFIKTSLRSAGYTEEELLNIDVSSLHADEYNELLTKGIERKSKEAEHKVLAKLTKNGSSQKVIRTSEIEKYINEGWDYVRELPNGKAIVKLPS, from the coding sequence ATGGGGCAAGTCAACCTGAAGGCTGAGTACGATAGACTAAGGAAATATGCTCCAGTCCAAACATGGCTCAACGAATTAGGCAATAATTCAAGAAACACGGTTCGGAACTCTCTGTATGGATTGTATAGATATGAGAAGGCTTTAGGCAAAAATCCCGATCAGCTCATAGAAGAGAGGAGCAGGGAAGTCTTATCAAAGAATGTCAAAGTCAGGTTCAAAGCAGAAGATAACCTGAAAGCCTTTGCCAATAACACAAAGGGAGGGGATAGTTTAGCAGCTTGGGTTAAGAGTTTCTATAAAGCGAACCATTTACCCCTGGAGGTTTCAATCCAAAGAGAGCCTCCTAAGAGGGAGATTGAAAAGATCCCAACCAATGAAGAGCTCTTCAAACTATGCACCATTGCTAAAGAGGCATTAAGGCCCCTTCTGTATTTCCTGATAGAGTCAGGTGCTAGGATAGGCTCAGTTCTGCAGCTCAAGTATGGACATATCAGAGCCGATTATGAAGCTAATAACATTCCCTGCATGGTTAGGTTTCCTGCAAGGATCACAAAGGGGAATATCCCTTATGTTGCTTTCATTGGCAAAGATACTGTTAATTCGATCAGGGACTATTTCAAGCAGAGGCAGAGTTTAGGGGAGAAGATTGCGAACGATTCGTTTCTATTTATCACAAAGAACGGAAAGACTCTAGCTCCAACTACCACAATGACAAGGATCGCTAAATTGGGTTTCAAGGTAGGGTTAAATGCTAAAGCTAAAGGGTTGAAGGAATTTCATGCCCATATACTAAGGAAGAGAGCTCAAACTATCCTAGAAGGCTCAGGGATCCCGTTAAATTGGGTTGACTATCTCTTAGGGCATGTACCTAGGGGAAGCTCTGCCGGTGCATATAGCAGGCCAACGGAAGATCAGCTAAGGGACTCTTACAAAATTGCTCTTCCCAAACTAGCGATAAGGGAGATTAACACTAAAGACAGTAATGCGTTTATTCAGGCCTTCATAAAGACAAGCCTTCGATCTGCAGGATATACGGAAGAGGAGCTATTGAATATTGATGTTAGTTCGCTACATGCTGACGAATATAACGAATTACTCACAAAGGGGATTGAAAGGAAGTCCAAAGAGGCAGAGCATAAGGTATTAGCAAAGCTGACAAAGAACGGATCAAGTCAAAAGGTTATCCGTACTTCAGAGATTGAAAAATACATCAACGAAGGTTGGGACTATGTTAGAGAGCTTCCCAACGGGAAAGCTATTGTAAAACTGCCTTCCTGA